CTCGTTTCcaactaattttatatttttaaacctcaaaatgatatttatttatttttgtcaaatttattacaatagcttgttaattttatttatttgcagATAATAAGGAATTATGgtgtataaaagaaaaaaaaaacaccacatgttcttatttttaatttgaaaagtactaactaaattcataaaaataaaaatttgttttaaaaaatatgtttgaagttcttatgtaatttttattagttaataatggtgaattgtatttttttaaaaaaattgtatattttgaaattagtttggaattatgaaaaattaataaatacaggaataatatatttattggaATATCGTGTATCAGATTCTTTTCTgtctaaagaaaagaaaaagttgttTTTGGTCCAAAATGGAGAAGAAATGCACTAGGAAATGCACATgttcttattttaatttgaaaagtaCTAAttgcattcataaaaatatactattccctctgttcataaaaaaatgtttttaaaaaattgttttaaaaaacatgtttgaagtttttatgtaatttttattagttaataatgGTGAATTGTAATTTTTGTAAAACTGTATATTGTGAAATTAGTTTGGAAttatgaaaaattaataaatacaggAATAATACATTTTTAGGAATATCGTGAATCAGGTTCTTTTCTgtctaaagaaaagaaaaggctGTTTTTGGTCCAAAATGGAGAAGAAATACACTAGGAAAAcgtatttctatatttaatttcttaattCAAAATCAAATGTTATCAAACCACTATagaatttaaacaaaacaaaaaaacaatagtagaactaaaataaaaatttgcagCTGAAGAATAAATATTCAGACAACAACAGCTCTCTTTCCATCAAACCTTCACATCCATCCTCATACTACCACCGCCACAGCCACCACTCCTTCGCGTCTCAGCTGCAATATCAGTAAACTCCACTGGCGCTAGAGGGCCAGACCACATCTCGAGAGGCTCATTGGCGTAAGAAGTAAACGAAGTTGAGCTAAAAGGTATCTCAGATGGTTCAAAACGCCTAGACAATCCCATTGGGAAACCGAGCAAACCGTCTTGGTGTGGAGGAGGGAACTTATCACTCTTGCTCTTTGCGTTTGCGTGAGTGATCATACGCATTCTCTgtcaaatgaaaaatattagatAATGTTTGAACAAACATGATAAGATAAAAGAAGTAGTGTTCTCTTACATCAATGTTAGACTGAACCTCAGCATTAGCCTCTGGAACCGGCATTGCTCTAACAGCTCGTTCTCGTGGTTTTGTTTTCCTTCTCCCACTCTCGTGTGCGTTTTTACGTTTTTCTCTTATTCTGTTGGCAGAAAGAACTCTCATTCACATGCATCACTCAGACATTCAAGTAAAGTTTGACACTAGAAAAGTATACCTTCTATACTCTTCATCTCGTCTCTTGGCATCGATCTCTTTAGTTGGTGGATACTTGGGGAGATCAAAAGGTTGACACGGAAGAGGATACGTTGTGAAGAACTGTTACAACACACAACATacaaaaagtttcaaacttcgACATTTGATCATCCATTGTAAGCCTGCGATCATTAGCTGAACTGAACCGAAAAGCTCGGTTTTCGGTTCAGTTTAGTTTGAAGGTTCAGTTCAATTCGGCAACTAAAAAACAAATTCGGTTTTCGGTTAGATTCAGTTCGGTAACTGGTTAATTCGGttttctgaaagaaaaaaaaaacaaaatgttaccaaattcaatttcaaaccgaactaaccaaaatctACATcgaaataattgaatttaacagaaactttttgaattttattcaagctaaaccaaaaaccaaaaattttgctagaaaattttgaaactaaacaaAACCGAACAATATTTCTTTTCAGTCACTTCGGCGAGATTTTGACCTACCCGAACTAACTGAATTTCGAACTAACCAACCCAAACTaaccaaataaaccgaaccaGCAGACCTAATCCATTGGTTAGCCATTTCCAATCTTTCTTTGCAATGTAAGTTCATAGATACTTACATCACTCATTGATGCAGATGTAGCAGTCTTACGCTCAGCAGGGTCAAGTGCAAGGAGAGTATCCATAAGAGAAACTGCCTCGGGAGAGAAATCTTTATAAACCTCTCTTATGCGCCTCTTATACTGCGGTAAGGGCCTGTGTTGAGCATGTTTACGAGTGGAAGGTAACTTAATCTTCCTCCAATACTCTTCTGAAGGTGATCCACACAGCTTATAGATCCTATGCAGCTGCTCCACCTACAAAACAAAGATTAACATAATCCATGAGAAGAGCTTTAAACTTGAAATGAAAATCAATGTCAGCCTTAAGAGTTAGAGAGCTAAAACCTCGGTTCGACCTGGCATTATCGGTCTACCAGTAAGCAACTCGCCTAAAATGCAACCTGCGCTCCATAGATCAATACCAAAACCATACTCCACAACACCATGAAGAAGCTCTGGCGCTCTGTACCACAATGTAACCACACGGTTTGTCATCTGTTGCCTTCTTCTTGGATCAAAGAACGTTGCAAGACCAAAATCACCAATTTTGAGAACTCCTTCGTCGTCTATAAGAAGGTTTGATCCTTTGATATCACGGTGAAGCACACCTCTGCTGTGACAATGCTCGAGTCCCGAGAGTAATTGTTTCATATAGCATTTCACCTGAAACTCAAAGAGTCAATACATTTTGAAACACTTGAAGAAcggttttgttttgaaaacgTTATGAAACTAACCTGTTGCTTGGTGAACTTTATGTCAGGGCTAGCGACAAGACCAGGAAGGTCATGGTGCATGTAACGGAACACTAAGTACAAACTGCTTGACATTCTGGAAGTAACCAAACCTTCTAGTTTGATTACATTGGGATGATCTAATCTCCTCAGTATCAGAATCTCTCTAGCCATAAACCTCAAGCTCTCTTTTTCCCTTACATCGCACCGCACTTTCTTTAAGGCTACGATGTTACCTGTTAGCAAGTCTTTCGCTTTGTACACATTGCTATACGTTCCTGATCCAATCTATTCACCACAAAAAGAACAGATTCAATATAACAACAAGCTGCAAAGAAGATGAACAAAGAAGACAGTACTCACTTTCTCAATTTTCTCAAAAGAATCAGCCTTTCTTGGGAGCCAACCGTTAAGAGCTTCTCCACAGATTTCAGATAACCAAGATGGCCAACCTGCAGCGACCTGCTCACCAGTCAGATGCTTTGGCGGATTACTCTTCCTCGGGTCACCGTTACTAGACCTTTTACTTTCCCCTTTTGGCTTTTCATTATCCTCTTTAATCTCATCAACTCTAGCAACAGGAACAACAATACTACTAATGGTCTCAGCTTCAGTGACGGTCTCCTTCACTTCTTTCCGTTCGTACCTAGTGCTGACTTGGTGTATAGACCCAGAAACTGAGTCTGATGAAGAAACGGGTCTTCCTAATACACAACCCATCTCATGAAACTAAGCTTCATTTGCTCAACATGTTCAACAGTAACTgccataaacaaaacaaagccCACAAATGTAAAGTCAACAGCTTTACCATCTCTGGGACAAAAAGACTTCAACTGGAACCCAGAATTCTCAAAAGGTTTCATATCTGACAGTGACAGATCAGATTAACAATAGAGCAAGTGAAGAACATCCAGTGACATGGGTACAAGAAAGTTCCTTACTTTGTGATGGAAGAGGAGCAGAGCTGGCGACCCAAATGAACAATTTGAACAAGCTAATACAGTTTGGGTTCAGGCAGGAGCGGTGTCAGTTAAAGGAATGTaagaatctaaaagtagtaACTAAAAACAGAAGTTGAGAGGGTGAAAATGAAGAGGAAGATGTGAATCAGaagtaatttgttttgaaatAAAGAAAGAGCATTTAgttaaagcaaaacaaaaattaacaaTAACGGCTTTGGGGAAAGCGAAGGTAATTGATTGATACACACACAAAAAGACATAAGAGTCAACAGACCAAAACACAAGCCTTCCACTAATTAAGGAGAAAGAAACCAACTTTCAATTCACATATTAGCTATAGTTGTGTGTTAAAATATTAGACATCAAAACCACAACTATCTttggttacacaaaatttgtttgaacaatattttaaagattttgaaaGTTTCGGATCAAATTTACCTAACTATtaatgttgttgtaatatttaaatttgtcgtcatgtaatttttaaaagcttttttgttgttaagtttattttgtattgttgtcgtctaaatctagttttaaaatattttaaatcttattttaaagtttttctaaaatttatgtgtacaacttaaatttataaaaaaattgagacttttatgagatataattctGTAAGGATTAATATGATAAgcgaaaaatatttaagaactaTAAAAGTGATGTATAATTGTAGGAAACAAAatgcaaacaaaaatatgaaacttcaaatttgaacttttaaatagtaaaatttcaaatatataattttacttctcaaaactttaaatttgaagttcttaaatttttttttacaaagcaAAAACTTGTCTTTTAGAGATGCTCTTAATCAATGAAACCACAAAATCAATACATTTTCATCTCACCATTGtgatataacaaactaagtcccacattggagaattagacaaggagtgtctaatatataaagagatgtccaactctaatagtacgaggccttttgggatggaaaccaaaagtaaatccatgcgggcttgccaattaggcccaaagtggacaatatcgtactaatccgataatatagagttggacactGGATTTTacaatcccaacaattggtatcagagccggtTGACGAGAAATCTGCAAGAAAGACCGAAATACCCTTTGAGTGATGAATGAGTGATGAATGGGTATCCTATGAGTTAGGAATGAGAGGTGTGTGGCAGAAATCAAGTCAGAAGATTCTGGAAGTCAGTTGTGGAACACGAgatgaatgtgatccttagtttgaaggggagaatgtgatataacaaactaagtcccacattggagaattagacaaggagtgtctaatatataaagagatgtccaactctaatagtacgaggccttttgggatggaaaccaaaagtaaatccatgcgggcttgccaattaggcccaaagtggacaatatcgtactaatccgataatatagagttggacactGGATTTTACAATCCCAACAACCATTACCTTAAGATACAGTAATTGGGATTGAGATGGCGTCGTTTATTTTCCATCTCTCCAATCAAAAAAGCCCCAATTATTAAGACTGCATTGTTGACCAAACAGGAGACAAAAAAAGCTAAGAAATCAGTGATACATTCTGTCTTTTTTGAATAAAgcattttagaaacaaaaacatTGGGAACATGTCAAGAACCAAATCAAACGATGCTCTGGAAAAGATATAGAAGCGTCGTAATCACCAACAAAGTACTAAGTTGGGCCTTTAACGGGCCTATAGTTGGTGGATCAAGACCTCTAGTCAACCTCACTGGGAACGGTTTGCTGAGCTTTGTCAGATGCTACACTTAAATTTGTCAAGTAGAAATGATGTACAAGTTTCTAGGAAAATGACTAACACAATACCTTCCATACAAAACCATGAGCAAGTTCTTAAGAGCAAAACAAAAACAGGACATTTTGTGGGTTTGTGTTCCTGAGAAAACGTTATAAAGATAATAAGCGTAcacattcaaaaacaaaaaaaacttctaacTTCAGACGTcgctcttctttttcttcttatccttcttttctttcttcttggcAGGTAGatctgcttcttcttcctcgtgtttcctcttcttcttcttctttgacgGTTCCTCTGCTTTGGCCTCCTCTTCGGCTTCAGGCTCTACttctgttttcttcttcttcgacttCTTCTTAGACGGCTCCTCGGTCTTGGCCTCTTCCTCCtcagccttcttcttcttctttttatctttcttctctttaacACCGTTCTCAGCTGTGGAAGTTTGTCCAAGAAGAGAGTCTGCAGCAGTGTTGTAAGTCTGCACAAAACAATAGTCCAAAAAAGCTTTAACCCTTTAAGCAAAATAATCAAGTCCACAATTCAGTTGCACAATAAATTCAAATAATCTCACCTTAGCAGGAGTGATCAGACCTCCAGATCCATTTTTCTTATCCTTGTCATACACTTCAATCTTCGGTTTGCCTTTAGCTGAACCAGACAGACGTCCTAAGTCTTTTCCTTCCAGAGCTCTCAACCGTGCCTCAACCTGTCCCAATACAATTACACAACAATGGTAACCATTATTAAAGGATTCAGATAAAGATATAAttcaagaaaaaatatattagaagaGTACCTTCAAACGGCTCTCCACTCCCATAGTGTTGTCTTCACCATCACCAAGAGCATCACAACGGATAGCAAGGGCGGCTTTAGCAGCTAGCGACCGTGAGATTTTACCTTTGCTCTTCGGTGGCGCTTGGCCAACCAAAGAAGCATGGTAGATTAGACCGTATTTCGGAGTGGCGTGTTTGGTCTTGAGGGCTCTAAAGAGAGCTTTCTCAGCTCCAAGAATCTGAACCGTGCTCCCAGGCTGCTTTGAGAGGTTCAACAAACTACCACCGTGAGATATTAAGCGAGCACCGACAAGCTCTCCGACGAGTGCAGTCAGGTTCGGTGCGATTGTGTTCATTCTGCTCTTCAGGTAGTCATAAAGCTGAGCTCTGTACTCGGCAAGAGACAGAACCTGGTCGCAGAGTTCCCTGATGTGCATCAAATCAAGGTCACTGACTTCAGTTCCCATAGATATCACAGAAGCCTCTTTTAGTTCGGCTTCGATTTCATCAGCCAATATCTGAAATGGCGACAGAAACTAATGTTATAGAAAGAAGCAACCTTAGTTTCAGTAACAAAGAGAATGGGAAACAAGGCTTCACCTCAGAGAAGTCTAGCTTGGCTGCATTAATCCGATTCCCCATTAACTTAACAGACTTGGCATATAAGATATTGTCCGAGATGATCTTAGCAAGCTCGGGAAAATGCCAACCGTACCATTCACGAACCCTCATAGCGTAGGTGTTGAGCTCTTTGTCAAGATCATCAAGCAGACCAATAGCTTGGATGATCATAGTATCAAcctgtcaaaaaaaaagtaaaagttaAACATAACCAATCATAATCTAGAGGGCTATACAGAAGTTTCATAATCAAATGCACTAAGAAAGATTATTACCTTGTCAGAGCTGAACTTTAGTTTATATCTAGCAAGACTGTGAGACAACCCCAAGCTCATTGGAGCCAAGTCTTGATCACCTAAACCAGATATAAGTTCGGAAAGCTGGCTTCTCACACCACGCAACAGCTCCATAACAGCATTGTTGTGGACACAATCTATTTTCTACAGGAGTTCAAAGCAAATCCATAAGAAACAAATCCATATCCAgacataaaaaaggaaaaaataaaaattccaaaCGAATCACACACCAGTTTCTCCTTGATAATGTTTCCAAGCTTCGAATCAGCCACAGCTAAGGTTTCACCTTCGCAGTTAGCTTTCAGAAACTTGCGGAGACCCTTGCTGGGAGCTCCCTCCAGCAACTTAGCAACAGCTTCAAGTGCTTCAGAGGTGTTGTCAAACTTGTCAAAAGCTTTAAGCTTCACCATCTGTATAAACACCAAAACGGTATGAGAAACCTTAACATACAACACATAGACTCAATATGGATTTTCTCCAAAAACAGATGAATCACCTTTCGAGCTGAGTCTGCAGACGAAAACACATTACCCAAATCCTACAAACACCAAATAGACATacttagaataaaaaaaaatatccacaCACAGACCAAGGTTagataagaacaaaaaaatggtGAAGATAGTCACACCTCAACGTTTGATAGCTTTCCTTCATCTAATACTTTGAACAGAGCGAAACCGCCAGGTGTCTCAAACAGTACAAGCATCTTCACAAGCTTAAGTCAACACCTGCAAATATAAGATTAAaagaaattactttttttttaaatcagctAAATGTATACTCTTATAACTACATAAAGCTAAAGTTTTTCGAAGCTAAAACTAGTAAAGAAACAACTTTTAAGAGAAACTCTTATTTACAAATCATATCCTCATGGGAAACAAACAAGATAGACAGAACACGAGTTAAGACCGATGCTAATGTTAAGAGTTTGAAACTCCACACCATGACAAGAACTATCCCTaacacaaaaaccaaaaaaatgaaagCCATGCAGAACTGATTGGTACCTCGGAGGATCTACGAACAGCTGAAGGATTGGAGAGACGGAAAAGAGAAAGTGGTCAGGAGCCGAGTGGTAGCTAGGGTTTAACAGggtattagtttttatatagttgttgaagaagaaggctaTGAGTTCCTCAAAACGCTGCGTTTTGTTGCGAAGTGGCGCTCGTTTATAACTTTGCTGTAATCTAGGGTTTTCAATATCCAGCTTGTTGGGCCTGATCAAACTCGGCCCATTAAGTTGAATGCAACAAGTAGTTAAGATCTTATGTTTCGTTTTGGTAACAAAAGATGGAACCTTTATAAAGACAACTGAGATGGAATCTTCGAAGTTGTTGTCTTTACTGAGAGTATGCACGAGTGCAAATTCTCTAAGACAAGCCAAGCTTCTTCGCCAGAGGATACTGATAGACTTCTATTATATTGGGACTGACGTGGAAAGGTGAGCTTCTGACGTGGAcaagaaagaaggagatgagagaCTCTAATGGTCTTGGAAGGTTTGCGGTTGAAGAAGATTCACGTCAAGGCTGAGATATAAAtagagttcttcttcttcaattgtTCGGCATGCTTTGTATATTGATGTTGTAGACGCTATGAGTCTCGGCACGGTCGCCATGAGATCGTCGTGATCAATCATCTTCGCCATGAGAAGGTGATTGTGATCGGAATCTGCAAAGCTATCTTGTATTCATTGCTCTATCTtgcattctggtttgattgagGAGTTAGAGATATCAATACTCTATCATTGGTGCGGTGAGCGTGGAGAAGTAAGGGGAGTGGCAAAAgggtagagagagagatgctGGATCGTGTAAGGCATATATACCTGTCATGCTTCATCTCAGTGGAGATATACGTTGGTTGATGAGTGCATACATGCTTATTTTCCTACAAGCTTGAGGGCAAGCTTGTTTTCAAAGGGGGAAGTATTGATAGACTTCTATTATATTGGGACTGACGTGGAAAGGTGAGCTTCTGACGTGGAcaagaaagaaggagatgagagaCTCTAATGGTCTTGGAAGGTTTGCGGTTGAAGAAGATTCACGTCAAGGCTGAGATATAAAtagagttcttcttcttcaattgtTCGGCATGCTTTGTATATTGATGTTGTAGACGCTATGAGTCTCGGCACGGTCGCCATGAGATCGTCGTGATCAATCATCTTCGCCATGAGAAGGTGATTGTGATCGGAATCTGCAAAGCTATCTTGTATTCATTGCTCTATCTtgcattctggtttgattgagGAGTTAGAGATATCAATACTTTATCATTGGTGCGGTGAAACTGAGATCGAATCTAACGCGGTGACGATGAAGTCCGGTGAATCGGCGGCGAGAATCGAGAGATGCAATGGATCTGTTGCTGGATTCGTTGGAGGCGCTACTGAGTTTGACGGAAGTTACAGAGGTTGCGAAGGTTAtggaagttacggatccattcgACGTGATACAACAGCTTTTCAGAGAGGTTGGAATCTGGAGTTCGATGCGATGAAGGTGGCAAAGACGAAATCTATGGATTTTCCGGCGATTAATAGAGACTCGCGGTCGTCGTCGCTCGATCAACAGACGATGAAATCTATGGATGTTCCGGCGGTTAACAAACTGGAGTCGCGATCGTCGTTCGAGAGTGACAGTGCTGTGTTGATGGAATATTTGACTGGTGGACTCCAAAAATTCCTTGCATCGAGGAGATCTGCCATGAATGATAATCGGAGTATGATATCAGGGAAGGAGAAATTGGCCTCAGGAGTGATAGATGGTGACCTGCGAAAGAACGAAGCTCCGACATCTGTGACATTTCATTCTCAGGTATCGCTTCAGAATCTGGAACAGAACCGGAAGGATTCTCAATTAGGTTATCGAGCTGGTGTGTTGAATGTTGAAAGTAGTGATCATATTATCAAAAATGCTGAGATGCCTGTGTTTGAGGACTTGCCTATGTTTGATGGAGCAAATCCAGAAAGTTGGATTGTGAAAGCTGATCGGTTCTTTCGTCATTATGAAGATGATGCAAAACTAGACCTCATTTTTCTGTATTTGGAAGGAGCTGCTCGTCGATGGTTCTATTGGGTGAGGCGCAGAACGAAATTCAAGGATTGGAGTGACTTCAAGTGCAATTTGTTGGCTCAATTTGGTCCTGCTCCGAGTTGTTTTTCAGCAGCAGTGAACCAGAAAGAGTTAGTTTCCGAGCTTGTTCCTGAAAGAGAATTGTTGAAGAAGACAGTAACTGTGGAAGTGAATTTGAAAGAAGAATCACCTTCTAGCAATGAAGATGTTCTTGAGGCAGAAGTGGGGACGAAAACAGCATCGCCATGTGTAGAAGAAACTATTGTTTGTCATATCCCTAGTTGCTCTTCCCCAGAAATGATGTTCAAGTCAAGCTTATTTCCTACGGCTGATCAAAAGACAGAAGTAAAGGATAAGAAAGACTCAACTGAGAACATGGAACAAAAAACTGTTGTAGAGAGTGAGATATCAATCACTGCTGGTGTGGAGAAGGCTGATTCGTCTTTGGTGAAAGTTCCAAGTTGTTCTTTGGTGAAAGGGACACAGCATGATTCATTGATGTCATGCAAGTTTTCTGTTCTTAAGCCAAGAGTTGTGCAGGAGAGGCAGCCGCCAAGTACAGAAGAAACCAAGGAGATATCTTTTCCAAAAGCTGCAGAGTTGCCTTACAACTGGACTACGGTTTTGAAACCTGCAATCATGAGTGAAAGTTTTGAGTACTATGATGGTAGAATATTTTCTGTGTTGCAGCCAAGCTCGTGTACCAATCTGGTTTCATCTGAAGTTTACTGTGTTCAGCAAAGTGTTACTCAAGTTAGAAGTATAACAAGTGAGCACCACCAGAGGAAGTTCTATATAACACGGAAGTTTAAATACAAGTCTAGAATGCTGCAGCAGTTTTGGAATCATAGTGAACAGCTGGAAGTAGTGGAGTGTTCCAATGTGACATCCATCAGTCCTTACATAATTTTAGAAGAGAGTGTGGCAGTGGTGATAAGGTGGTTACAAGGGAACACGAGACATGATTCCCAAAGCATGAAAAGACTTATTCTGGGTGATATCAAGTCCCACATATGGCATAAATGGAGATCTAAGCCAGAGAATTTGATGAACATGTCGGAAGCTATGACGTTTCGAGTGGTAACTTCTCAGCTTGTGCAAGATATGATACCTACCAGTTCTACACTGTGGTCTCTGCGACTCGGGAAATTAGCTGATAAAAACGTGGTATCAACAGACTATCCAGAGAAGCGGACATGTTACAGTAGGCAGCAGCTCATCATGTCCTCTATGGGTTTGAAAACGATTTTAACTCACATACAGAATCGGTTCGGTACAAATTGTGGTTTATGGGGATCGTTGGAGTATCAGTTGTGGTGGATTTTGAGCAAATGTGTGAGAAGATTCATGAAGAAAGAGTACTCTTCTACATGGCCCCGTGGGAGGTACAAGACCGTAGCTTGTGCGGCAGGTTTACATAGCAGTGCTGTTTCAGACTGGGATGATCAGATTCATAGAGTCAAAGACAATCTTTTGCTGAAGAAAGCCATTAACTCACTTCTCTTTTCTCTAGACTTGAGTGAAATTATTTGGCAGTGGTGGTGTTTAGAGTTGCAGCAATGGGGATCTTTTCAGGGGAATGAGTCCATCATTTTTCTCAGCACAAGCTTGTGGTCAAGCTTAATTTCAAGGATGGGAGTATACAAGAGAATACTTGCTGGCTTGTTCTCAGTTGATGTGCTGATTTGGTGGTTTGCAATGACAAGCAAGACTGGTCTTTTCGAGGAAGACGTTAGACAACTGTGGGAAAAGGAAGTATTGATTGCACATTATCTCTTACAAGTTGTGAAGCATCAGTTGAATAATGAAAGATGCAATTTATGGATACACATCAAGAGGCAGTTACAACAAGTTCTCGTACAACAAAGGCATAAGTGGAAGAAGTGTTCCAAAACATGGATGTTCAGATACAAAGCCAGACTAAAGCAAGTGCAAGTTCTACCATTACATGTTATGCTTAGTCCTTGGAGTAGCTCTTGCTTTGTTTGGCATCGCTGGAGAAGTAAGGGGAGTGGCAAAAgggtagagagagagatgctGGATCGTGTAAGGCATATATACCTGTCATGCTTCATCTCAGTGGAGATATAGGTTGGTTGATGAGTGCATACATGCTTATTTTCCTACAAGCTTGAGGGCAAGCTTGTTTTCAAAGGGGGAAGTATTGATAGACTTCTATTATATTGGGACTGACGTGGAAAGGTGAGCTTCTGACGTGGAcaagaaagaaggagatgagagaCTCTAATGGTCTTGGAAGGTTTGCGGTTGAAGAAGATTCACGTCAAGGCTGAGATATAAAtagagttc
This genomic interval from Brassica napus cultivar Da-Ae chromosome A6, Da-Ae, whole genome shotgun sequence contains the following:
- the LOC106382235 gene encoding probable serine/threonine-protein kinase At1g54610 translates to MGCVLGRPVSSSDSVSGSIHQVSTRYERKEVKETVTEAETISSIVVPVARVDEIKEDNEKPKGESKRSSNGDPRKSNPPKHLTGEQVAAGWPSWLSEICGEALNGWLPRKADSFEKIEKIGSGTYSNVYKAKDLLTGNIVALKKVRCDVREKESLRFMAREILILRRLDHPNVIKLEGLVTSRMSSSLYLVFRYMHHDLPGLVASPDIKFTKQQVKCYMKQLLSGLEHCHSRGVLHRDIKGSNLLIDDEGVLKIGDFGLATFFDPRRRQQMTNRVVTLWYRAPELLHGVVEYGFGIDLWSAGCILGELLTGRPIMPGRTEVEQLHRIYKLCGSPSEEYWRKIKLPSTRKHAQHRPLPQYKRRIREVYKDFSPEAVSLMDTLLALDPAERKTATSASMSDFFTTYPLPCQPFDLPKYPPTKEIDAKRRDEEYRRIREKRKNAHESGRRKTKPRERAVRAMPVPEANAEVQSNIDRMRMITHANAKSKSDKFPPPHQDGLLGFPMGLSRRFEPSEIPFSSTSFTSYANEPLEMWSGPLAPVEFTDIAAETRRSGGCGGGSMRMDVKV
- the LOC111198687 gene encoding probable nucleolar protein 5-1, which gives rise to MLVLFETPGGFALFKVLDEGKLSNVEDLGNVFSSADSARKMVKLKAFDKFDNTSEALEAVAKLLEGAPSKGLRKFLKANCEGETLAVADSKLGNIIKEKLKIDCVHNNAVMELLRGVRSQLSELISGLGDQDLAPMSLGLSHSLARYKLKFSSDKVDTMIIQAIGLLDDLDKELNTYAMRVREWYGWHFPELAKIISDNILYAKSVKLMGNRINAAKLDFSEILADEIEAELKEASVISMGTEVSDLDLMHIRELCDQVLSLAEYRAQLYDYLKSRMNTIAPNLTALVGELVGARLISHGGSLLNLSKQPGSTVQILGAEKALFRALKTKHATPKYGLIYHASLVGQAPPKSKGKISRSLAAKAALAIRCDALGDGEDNTMGVESRLKVEARLRALEGKDLGRLSGSAKGKPKIEVYDKDKKNGSGGLITPAKTYNTAADSLLGQTSTAENGVKEKKDKKKKKKAEEEEAKTEEPSKKKSKKKKTEVEPEAEEEAKAEEPSKKKKKRKHEEEEADLPAKKKEKKDKKKKKSDV